GGGTCAACGATGTGCAGGCGAAAGTCCTCATAACGGCCGATGGAGGCTTCAGGAGAGGTAAGGTGATACCTCTGAAGAAGATTGCAGATGAAGTATTAGAGTTGGCACCATCTATAGAGAAAGTAATCGTGGTGAAGAGGGCTAACATCGATGTGGAGATGAAAGAGGGTAAAGAATATTGGTACCATGAATTGATGAAAGAGGCAGAGCCCTACGTGGAGCCTGTACCCGTCGAATCTACACATCCGCTCTACGTCCTCTATACTTCTGGCACCACCGGTAAGCCCAAAGGTGTTGTGCACAGTAGTGGAGGTTACCTAGTTTATAACCATTCCACTTACAAGTGGGTCTTCAATATCACAGATGAATCTGTATATTGGTGCACAGCCGATGCGGGATGGGTAACGGGACACAGCTCCATAGTTTATGGGCCATTGAGCCATGGGGCTACGATAGTCGTCTATGAGGGCGCGCCAGACTATCCCGCCCCAGATCGCTGGTGGGAGATCATCGAAAAGTACGGCGTTACAATCTTTTACACGGCACCAACAGCTATCAGGATGCATATGAGGTACGGTGAGGAATGGATAAAGAAGCACGATCTTAGCACTCTAAAGGTTTTGGGTAGTGTTGGCGAACCTATCAATCCAGAAGCCTGGTTATGGTACTATAAGTATGTGGGAGGAGAACGCTGCCCAATCGTCGATACATGGTGGCAGACAGAGACGGGAGGGGTCATGATATCACCAACACCGGGGCTTGAATATATGGTACCCCTCAAACCCGGATCGGCAACATTCCCATTGCCCGGTGTGGATGCGGATGTCGTCAATGAAAAGGGCGAATCTTTACCCCCTGGTGTAAGAGGATATCTGGTAATCAAAAGACCTTGGCCAGGTATGCTCATGACTCTGTACAACGATCCCGAACGTTATAAAGAGATTTACTGGTCAAAGATCCCGGGCGTATACTTCACAGGAGATTATGCAATAAGAGATGCTGAAGGATACTTCTGGTTACTCGGTAGGGCTGATGAAGTCTTGAAGGTAGCCGGCCATAGACTCGGTACGATGGAGTTGGAGAGTGCCATGATCTCTCATCCTGCAGTAGCCGAATCGGCCGTGGTATCGAGACCTGATCCGATCAAAGGAGAGAGTATCATAGTCTTCGTCATATTGAAACAGAATTACGAACCTAGTGAGAGTTTAAAGAAGGAGTTGAAAGAGCATATGAGAAATACCATAGGCCCCGTGGCAACGCCCGATGAGATATTCTTCGTGAATAAGCTACCTAAGACGAGGAGCGGAAAGATTATGAGGAGAGTATTAAGAGCAGTTCTCTCAGATGCTCAGATAGGAGATTTAACCACACTCGAAGATGAAGCTTCTGTCGATGAAGTTAAAAGGGCTTATGAGGAGTTCAGAAAGGTCGTAGGGAGATCGTAAGCGAATAGCTAGGATCGATCTTTTTCTGAAGCTGTTAATAGAGAGCTATTAATACGAATTTTTAAGGATCTGATAGCCTTCAATAGAGGAGTTCCCAATGCTGTAGTGAGTAGAATTATGGTAAATCTTTCGAATGGATACACGTAAAAGACAGCAGTCCATAACTTTGGCCATGTCTCAGTCTTTATAACTTGAAGAATTAGACCGAAGACCGTTTCAAAGATTATACTACCTGTGAGGTGCTGTACCATAGTACCTATTAAAGATAGAGTAAAGATGCCCTGTGCAACTCGAACTGTTGAACCTTCTTTGATCCACGAAACAGAA
The Nitrososphaerales archaeon DNA segment above includes these coding regions:
- the acs gene encoding acetate--CoA ligase, whose product is METLPFGSKYWPTKKYLEFYKKSLENPEFWAEEARKIDWFKTWDKVLEWDPPFARWFVGGLLNVSYNCVDRHYQTWRKNKIALYWEGENYEERVLSYAQLYREVNRFASVLKNLGVKKGDRVAIYLPMIPELPIAMLATARLGAIHTVIFSGFGAKGVADRVNDVQAKVLITADGGFRRGKVIPLKKIADEVLELAPSIEKVIVVKRANIDVEMKEGKEYWYHELMKEAEPYVEPVPVESTHPLYVLYTSGTTGKPKGVVHSSGGYLVYNHSTYKWVFNITDESVYWCTADAGWVTGHSSIVYGPLSHGATIVVYEGAPDYPAPDRWWEIIEKYGVTIFYTAPTAIRMHMRYGEEWIKKHDLSTLKVLGSVGEPINPEAWLWYYKYVGGERCPIVDTWWQTETGGVMISPTPGLEYMVPLKPGSATFPLPGVDADVVNEKGESLPPGVRGYLVIKRPWPGMLMTLYNDPERYKEIYWSKIPGVYFTGDYAIRDAEGYFWLLGRADEVLKVAGHRLGTMELESAMISHPAVAESAVVSRPDPIKGESIIVFVILKQNYEPSESLKKELKEHMRNTIGPVATPDEIFFVNKLPKTRSGKIMRRVLRAVLSDAQIGDLTTLEDEASVDEVKRAYEEFRKVVGRS